In the genome of Oncorhynchus gorbuscha isolate QuinsamMale2020 ecotype Even-year linkage group LG05, OgorEven_v1.0, whole genome shotgun sequence, the window GTACAGTGGGGCCAAAAaaggatttagtcagccaccaattgtgcaagttctcccacttaaaaatatgagagaggcctgtaatttttatcataggtacgcTTCAACTATGACAGTCAAACTGAGAAAAAAATGAGAAAtgagaaatcacattgtaggattttttatttatttatttgcaaattatggtggaaaataagtatttggtcaataacaaaagtttatctcaatactttgatatataccctttgttggcaatgacagaggtcaaacattttctgtaagtcttcacaaggttttcacacactgttgctggtattttggcccattcctccatgcatatctcctctatagcagtgatgttttggggctgttgctgggcaacacgactttcaactccctccaaagcttttctatggggttgagatctggagactggctaggccactccaggaccttgaaatgcttcttacgaagccactccttcgttgcccgggcggtgtgtttgagatcattgtcatgctgaaagactcagccacgtttcatcttcaatgcccttgctgatggtaagctttgttactttggtcccagctctctgcaggtcattcaccaggtccccccgtgtggttctgggatttttgctcaccgttcttgtgatcattttgaccccacggggtgagatcttgcgtggagccccagattgagggagattatcagtggtcttgtatgtcttcaatttcctaataattgcacccatagttgatttcttcaaaccaagctgcttacctattgcagattcagtcttcacagcctggtgcaggtctacaattttgtttctggtgtcctttgacagctctttggtcttggccatagtggagtttagagtgtgactgtttgaggttgtggacatgtgtcttttatactgataacaagttcaaacaggtgccattaatacaggtaacgagtggaggacagaggagcatctTAAAGAAgaggttacaggtctgtgagagccagaaatcttgcttgtttgtaggtgaccaaatacttattttccaccataatttgcaaataaattcataaaaaatcctacaatgtgattttctggattttttttctcattttgtctgtctttgttgaagtgtacctatgatgaaaattacaggcctctctcatatttttaagtgggagaacttgcacaattggtggctgactaaatacttttttgccccactgtataccctaccaatgggacattaaaaactgtaatatcttatgtttcactgagtcgtggctgaacgacgccatgaataacatacagctggcgggttttaGCTTcttcagcaggatagaacagcagcctctggtaagacaatgGGTAGCGGTCTATGTAATTttgagctgtatacggccataagcaaacaggaaaacgctcatccagaggcagcgctcctagtggccggggactttaatgcagggaaactcaaaTACCTaatttacctcatttctaccagcatgttaaatgtgcaaccagagggggaaaaaaaatctagaccacctttactccacacacagagacatatacaAAGCACTCTCCTGCCCTCCATTtttaaatctgaccataattctatcctcctgattcctgcttacaaacaaaaactaaagcaggaagcaccagtgactcggtcaacgtggaagtggtcagatgaagcaggtgATGTGGtgtacaggactgttttgctagcacagactggactatgttccgggattcttctgatggcattgaggagtacaccacatcagtgagctaaagggtagagctgctgctttcaaggagcgggacactaccccggaagcttataagaaatcacgCTATGCCCTCTGGAGTGACAAGtccaggtccaaaaggcttcttaacagcttctatccccaagccttaaaactcctgaacagctaatcaaagggctacccagacccctcttttacactgctgctactctctgtttataatctatgcatggtcactttaactctacctacatgtacagaaaCAGACAGAAGCAATggggaaaacgctggtaggcttgacaaacaaaacaaactggcaacagacagagaacTAAGGTAgtagggataatggggaagatgggcgacacctggaggggggtggagacaaacacaaagacaggtgaaacagatcagatcATATTACCTCATTACcaacattgttggttaagggcttgtaagtaagcatttcactgtaaggacaACTGTTGTAtttgacgcatgtgacaaatacaatttgatttgatacaaacAACCAAATATTACAAACAAATAGTACAAACAGCATCAAAGAAGGTTCATACCCTGCTGTTACATGAACCACATGTTCACGTTTTGTGTGAACTCACCAACACTTGCAACACATTTTAAACCTTCTGGAAGTTGTTTGTAATGCTTTTACAGCTTTTACAGAAAATTACAACTTTGAATAAGTATTGACATTTGGAATATATTGTGTGGGTTGTGAGAGGTCGACTGAATACTGTAATGAAGTTCTGTTTCGAAGAGTAAAATGTGTCATCTTCTTTTGTACATTTGATTCATCTTCCTCTGGTTTTGTGTGTTCAAATGGAAGACTGAGGACAGCCAACCTGGTAGTGACACTCACTGTACCAATACCTGATCTGCCTGAGAACAAAAGTCTGTTGTCAACCAATCCAGCGCTGTTGTTATCAATGTTCATTTCAAACTTTATTGAGATTTTGTTATTTTGAGAATACTTGCCCTAAACTGTGGACCTTCGAAAGTGTCTACAAACCACCCACTGGTTTTGTACCAATACAATAGCATGTCATTGTTTAGTTATGGAACAAAGGAAGGTGTTATCAGAACTGTTTTCGTGTGTGGTTTGTTCAATTATAAACAGGATCTGATGTAATGCTGTGAGATCCTATCCCTCACTAGTTGATAAACCTACAACAGAAAATAAATATGTTGACGAAAGCTGAACTATAGCCCATTCATTGATGCTCGGCTCGAGCAAGTTGATGTTCGGACTAGATTTGCATAAAACAAATGCAATGCCACCAGGTTCCTCTAAAGGTAACATAAACGTACATTTTGCAGTCACAAAATGATATATGACTATGAACAATCATGACATAAGCTAACATTAGAAGAGAAGGGATTTTACTGTGTTCTCTCTACAAAGCACACAGTGGTTTGACGGACCATTTTCTCACCCCAAAAGAACATCAAATGTGAGTGAAATCATCAACTCCTAGCATGTAAGTAAGTGTATGTGTTCGTGTGTGAGGAATATGATTCAATCCTATTTTGTCATTGTAAAGTTCAGCTGTTGAGTTGATTTTTTTGTTCCAGAAAAGTACTTTCATTTAACTTGATAATGTTGTGTCATTATCTTACCTGAGTGACGGCAAAATGATATGCCTGGTAATAAGCAGACATCACTGTGTTGATAATCAGAAAGCGTGGCCAGGTTTTGTTAGTGctgacacattttttttaaacaaacagaATGTGTTAGGGATATGTTGTGGTATTAAGTGTTGTTAGCCCAGGTGTCCAGCTGAAATGTAATTCTCGGGCTGTATTGTGTACTTTACTGAGTGTGATGTTGAATGAGTGGCAAGGGCTATGACAGTATGTTGAAAACAAGGATTACTTTGTAATGTATGTTTTTGTCATTCATATTTTGTACCGTTCTACCCTTAAAACAGCCACAATGTTTCCCCTGCATCTACTCCTGCTGATATCTGGAACACTGGCAATGAATTGCTCAAATTCAGGTACTAACACACTAATGATCTCAAACTGTGTTTCATTTTAATGCACTGTGGGACcaaatcagtggaggctgctgaggggaggacggctcataataatgggtgGAACAGAGCTAAtggaatggaaaccatgtgtttgatgtatttgctaccattccacctattccgctccagccattaccacgatcCCGtcatccccaattaaggtgccaccaacctcatgTGGACCAAATATTGTATAAAGTATTGATAGGGAGGACTTAAGTAGACTTGATTTGTGTTAATattgatcactgacaacgatgagacagcctataggaaggagggcAGAGAactggtccaagcacaccaagacagtcgtgaagagggcacgacaaaacctattccccctcaggagactggaaagatttggcatggctcCCCAGATCCTCTAaatgttatacagctgcaccattgagagcatcctgacccgttgcatcaccgcctgatatggcgactgctcggcatctgaccgtaagtcACTACAGAGAGCACTGCGTACggcccactacatcactggggccaagcttccagtCATCCAGGACCTGTACAatatgtgtcagaggaaagcccataaaatagtcagagactccagtcacccaggtCACAgagtgttttctctgctaccgcacgtcaagcagtaccggagcgccaagtctaggaccaaaaggctccttaacagcttctcccccaagccataagactgctgaacaattaatctaATGGACCCCCcccggacccccccccccctctccatttgttttgtacactgctgctactccctgttaattatctatgcatagtcacttcacccctacctacatgtacaaattacctataacctgtacccccgtacactgactcggtaccggtaccccctgtatatagcctcgttattgttattttattatttttttactttagtttatttggtaaatattttattaactctttttgaactgcactgttggttaagaaagcatttcaaggtaaggtccacacttgttgtattcggcgcatgtgtcaaatacaatttgatttgatttgatattggaaCAATTGGCAACTGTTGTAATAATTAGGCAACAAGTTGTAAATAACCCCATTCATGGTTGTTGTAACTCCTCCTTTGAATTATGGGATATCAACCAAATAATAAGAACTTAATGCATGCTATTTCATTTCCATAGACAATACCTTTTATTTCAACACCACAACTGGGGTGATTTCAATGGCAATGAAGATTCTACAAGAGAATATCACCATCAACGATAAAGCTGAGGATTCTCTGAAATGCTATTGGGCGTCCAGGGAAAGCTATGTTGATTGCACCTCGATGAATGTGACCTCAATGAATCTAACTGACTGTCGGACGGTGCAGATTTCTTttgtcagtcaatcaatcagcaaGTTCATCTTCAACATATGTGAGCAAATCAACTTATtttctttgtatatatatattcacaatATAGAAATTCTGGATGAAATGTGAAACTGTGACGGTGATTCCTCTGTAATGTCATAGGTTTGATATAACCCCTCCTAAACTGTAATGTTAGTACAAAAGGCTCTTTTTTTGTTGTCCCTCAGCTTCGTCCACGTGTGAAATCACCAATTGTACAGAGACAGCAATCAATGCCCTTTTGAGAAAGATACAAGACCATCCCGGTGGAGGTCCAAAGAAACTTAGAAAGATCTTGAACATACGAAGTATGTGTGCAGACCTGTTTAATAACAATCGGACCATGGGCATGATGTTTATTGAGTAAGTAACCAGCCCACCTATTTCCATTTACTTCAGACAGAGACGTAACTTTGACAACCTGCCCTGTATCTGTGCTGTACTTGCAGCATTGAACGGGGCCTCATACACAACATCATGAACATCTCATTCACTGGAGAGTCTGTGCACTACAACCTCAGGGATCTGGCTCTGACTGTGTTCAACCTGGCCAACCTAACCAGTGCCGGTGACAAGATGGTGCACATAAAAGCTCCAGAGGTAGGGCTGCTTTTATCTGGGGTTTTGTGTTTGGGCATCTTGTTTCAGATTGAGGTCAGAGAGGTACCCAACCTGTAGAGCATGTGTAAACGCCAAgtgtatacactaccgttcaaaagtttggggtcacttagaaatgtccttatttttgaaagaaaagcaaatatggtgtccattaaaataacattacgttgatcagaaatacaatgtagacattgttaatgttgtaaatgactattgtagctggaaaatgatgatttttaatggaatatctacataggcgtacagaggcccattatcagcaaccatcactcctgtgttccaatggcacattgtgttagctaagtttataattttaaaaggcaaattgaccattagaaaacccttttgcaattatgttagaacagctcaaatgaagctgccagttgaggacttgtgaggcgtctgtttctcaaactagacactctaatgtacttgtcctcttgctcagttgtgcaccggcgCCTCCCacacctctttctattctggttagagccagtttgcgctgttctgtgaagggagtagtacacagcgttgtacgagatcttcagtttcttggcagtttctcgcatggaatatccttaatttctcagaacaagaatagactgacatgtttcagaagaaagttatttgtttctggccattttgagcctgtaatcaaacccacaaatgctgatgcttcagatgctcaactagtctaaagaaggcctgttttattgattctttaatcagaacaacagttttctgctgtgctaacataattgcgaaaagggttttctaatgatcaattatccttttaaaatgataaacttggattagctagcacaatgtgccattggaacacaggagtgatggttgctgataatgggccccggtacgcctatgtagatattccattaaaaatcatccatttccagctacaatagtcgcTGCTAGTgatttacaacattagcaatgtctgtactgtatttatgatcaatttgatgttaatttaatggacaaaaactgtgcttttttttccaaaaacaaggacatttctaagtgatcccaaacttttgaacggtagtgtatgtcctGAGTAAATATGTTGTCTGTGTATATTTTATGTACATATTGTAATACTTTGACTGCAGAAGGGTCCTTCTAATGAGAATGAGTATAGTATTCAGCTTGGTACTTATTTTCTCGCTGAAATCATTTAGCTCCTCCCTGAGAACAACTCTTACATTTCGGAAATACGGATCCCTATTGATGCACTCCAGAACATCCCAGAGGGAAAAAGGAAAGTGGGCGTGGTCACCTATAAATCACCCAATGAGTTCTTGGTAGGACTTCTCATATTGTGCATCTATTTTATAATTCAATTCAATCATTCTTCCAATTcaatcaatttaaataaattaaacatTTTGTGATTTGATGGACGAGGCTTTCATGAAATCAGAACCCTCATAATCCTCCATGTCATTATCACCCTCTTCTATCCAGTTTAAAGAGGAACTCGTGAGAACCAGGGTCATGCggatagagatggagggcagACGACTTAAGAACTTGACCACTCCACTGAAGATGAAGTTCAAATTGCTTGACCCTATAATACCAGTAAATTGTTATCATACAATTTAGGATGTTTCTGTACAAATCAACATTTTTGGttattttggctctgtactccaattactatgaggttaaagtgcagactgccAGCTTTAATTTTAGGgtatccatatcgggtgaactgtttagaaattacagccctttttgtacatagtctctccattttaggggaccaaagtTATTGGGACTAAGTCATTTATacgtgtattaaagtagtcaaaagtttagtatttggtcccatattcctagcacgcaatgattacatcaaacTTGTGaatctacaaacttgttggatgcatttcttgtttgttttgatatttgtacgtctgtaactttctcactcgtcattattattatttatcaaccgatatggatgaaaataccctcaaaggAAAGcggacagtctgcactttaacctcattgTCATCAAAtatggagtacagagccaaagcATCAACAAAAATGTGTCACTGATCCCAATACTTTTGTTTCTCACTGTAGTTCACAGCTGATTCTATTATTGCATTACCGTATCAGTGGTTTTTCTCTACAGGTGAATTACAGCCTGTCATGTCAATATTTCAATGAATATGGTGGGTATATTTCTGTTCCAGTACGTAACAGTGTTTGCATACAACTACAGTCCTTTGCATACCACAGTCCTTTGCATAACATTTTGTTATTGTCTCATATGGCAATAGAAGCTGTACACCTACTGACCGCATTTGTGAATGACTAAAAACAGGTACTCtcttccacactgggaacataaGCCTCCCAGACACTGTCTTTTGGAAGACGGATGGATGCGTTACTAAGATCAACGACAGCGTGGTGGAGTGCATCTGTAACCACGCTACGCCGTTTGCCGTGCTGCTGGTGATCCATTTATATTCAATCCATTGACCTATCTACATCATTCTATCATAAATGTCATCTGGTGTTTGTCGTCATGCCTTATCCGTTCTTATCCCCTCCAGATCTCTGACCTATCTGTTGGCGGTGTGCACTGGCAGGTCTTGTCTTACATCAGCTACATTGGCTGTGGCTTGTCTGCCTTCTTCACCGCCATATCCTTCCTCACCTACGTCATCACCACGTATGTGACCCCCACCTCACCAAAATGTCGCGTGCCCACTTTTCCCTTCGTTCTCCATTTTGGAATTGGATCACTTCCGCTGTATATTGTATCCCGTGCCTATTTCAGCATGGCAGTGACCGTGTAGTTATCCCCGCGTCTGTATAGATGTCTGCACCCGTACTAGTCATCTATCCACCCTGTTTTATCAGCTGTCTGATACAGTTGTGCCCTTACTTTAGAAACTCCAGGGGGGACAATGCCAACAGCATCCACGTGTCACTGAGCGGGGCTTTGTTCCTGCTCAACACCTCTTTCCTGCTCAACGAGTGGGGGGCCAGCCTGGACATCAGGGGCGTGTGTATCTTCATTGCGGCGGCCATTCACTACAGCCTCCTC includes:
- the LOC124034866 gene encoding adhesion G-protein coupled receptor G2-like, translating into MFPLHLLLLISGTLAMNCSNSDNTFYFNTTTGVISMAMKILQENITINDKAEDSLKCYWASRESYVDCTSMNVTSMNLTDCRTVQISFVSQSISKFIFNISSSTCEITNCTETAINALLRKIQDHPGGGPKKLRKILNIRSMCADLFNNNRTMGMMFIDIERGLIHNIMNISFTGESVHYNLRDLALTVFNLANLTSAGDKMVHIKAPELLPENNSYISEIRIPIDALQNIPEGKRKVGVVTYKSPNEFLFKEELVRTRVMRIEMEGRRLKNLTTPLKMKFKLLDPIIPVNYSLSCQYFNEYGTLFHTGNISLPDTVFWKTDGCVTKINDSVVECICNHATPFAVLLISDLSVGGVHWQVLSYISYIGCGLSAFFTAISFLTYVITTNSRGDNANSIHVSLSGALFLLNTSFLLNEWGASLDIRGVCIFIAAAIHYSLLSCFTWMAIEAVHLYLLLVKVFNTYYRHYMAKLSVIGWGVPGIIVGVSLAVKDIKPLYGPTKMTMADTNQTNTICWIMDTPFFYCMNVAYFTLIFVFNSGILLTVTTRICQLQCYSSKGKPGKASLAWKDICTVLGLTCLLGITWGLAFLSYGYVNLPILYLFSIFNSLQGFFIFLWICGTARKDREQVAKNKITSAALHTSTAKPKEEMYPGNNPDQ